The genomic stretch CGGAATCGAATCGATCTCACTTCGACGCCATGCACTTCATGGAGGTCGGCGATGCCGATCCGCCACCGTCCGTTTTCACCGGCTGGCTCGGCCGCCACCTGGCAGCGACGGCGCCCACTCTGCGCGACGGTGTCCTGCGAGCCGTGGGTATCGGATTCGGCCTGCAGCGGACTCTGGTCGGCGCCCCCAAGGCCCTGCCCATCTCCGACCTCGCCGACTTCGGCTTCGAGGGATCGGGGGCGACGCGCAGAGAACGCAAGGTGGTACTCGAAGAAATCTACAAATACGCCACGGAGCCGCTCAAGACCTCCGCATCGGACACCTTTCGCACCGTAGACACACTCAAGAAGATCGGCTTCACGAAATACAAGCCCAAGGGTGGAGCCAGGTACCCTGATTCGGAATTCGGCTATGCCATGAGATCGGTGGCCGCACTGATCAAGGGCGACGTCGGAGTCGAAGCGGTTGCGCTGGACCTCGATGGCTGGGACACCCACGACTTCCAAGGCAATCTCGACGGCTCGATGATGTACCTCCTGCAAGACCTCGCCGACTCGCTGGCGGCCTTCTACAGGGACATGAAGGCTTCCAACGCCCGTAATGTCGTAACCGTGGCCATGTCCGAGTTCGGACGCAACGTTTTCGAGAACGGCAGTCAGGGGACCGACCACGGTCACGGCGGGCTGATGTTGGCGATGGGCTCGAGCATCAACGGCGGACAGGTGCTGACCAATTGGCCCGGGCTCGGTGCCAATGACCTGTTCGAAGACCAGGACCTTCAGATCACCATCGACTATCGCGACATCCTGACCGAGATCTTGACCCGCAGAATGGGCAACTCGGACTTCCGGAAGGTTTTCCAGGACTCCGGATACACGCCCAAAACCCACGGCGCCGTGGTCTAGCCCCTCGGGGACACCTTTCCGAAGGTGTCCCCTCCCGACTGGTTTTGCCCGCGTCCCCTGCCGACTCCTAACCCCCTTCGAGCTGCTTGGCGATCGAGATTTTGTAGCCATCCGGGTCCTCGATGGCAAAGTCTCGATACCCCCAGGGCTGGTCCGTCGGCTCGGATAGGAGCGTTCCTCCGCGAGCCTTGATGTCGGCAGCCAGTTCGTCAACGTTCTGCCTGGTTTCGCAGTACATCCGAAACCCGACTCCCTTGTCGCGGTCCCTGCCCTTGGCGAAGTCATCCTGACCGAGCATGAAGTCGATAGCTCCCGCCCGCACGCTGGCGCCGACTACTCTGCCGTCCTGCCGGAACTCCTCCTTGACCACAAAGCCCATCACGTCCCGGTACCAGGCGATGCTCTTCTCCAGGTCGTTGACGGTCAGACCCGGCAATGCGGAGCTCAAACGCAGGGTCTCCGGCTTCTTGCGTTCCTTCATCTCTATCCTCCTAGCCCGAGTTTCCAGGTGCCCGGACGATAGCACTCGTTGACAGGCGGCAGGAGCCGCCCATAGGCTCGGCCCGTTCCAGAAACTACCGGACGGAGGTCAGATGTCCCGCTACGCGAGTATTCTCCTGCTTCTCTCGATCGCTGCGATCGGTTGTACGCCACGATCCACGCACAGGGCAGTCCAGGCTCAGCTGGAAACCTGCAACGAAGACCTGGAACGCACGCGCGCCGATGCCGTCGCATGGCGAGATCGCCTCGACACCTGGGAGCATCAGGACGGGCTTCGCCTGCAGGAGCAGGAGGCGGCTACCGCAATGAGCCTCGACACCATCCAGCTCAAGTTCAACGAGATCCGGTCTGCGGTTCCGCAGGTCATCGAATCCGAGGTCGGCGGTCAGATCGACGAAGTCGAACGTCTCTTGATCGCCGGCTTTCGGGACCTTTCGAAAGGCAATCAATCGCTGCAGCAGCAGCTCGAGGACACTCGCCTACTGCTGAGCGAAGCGCGGACCGAGCTGCAAACGGGCAATCAGCTGGCTCGCAGCGCCCAGAGCGAAAGACGCGAGATCCGTGGCCAGATCTCGGGCCTGACCTCGGAGACCGCGGCACTGATCAACCGCATCCACGAGTTCGACCGCACTCGACTCCAGTGCAAGAGCTGCCCCGAATACCTCGATTTGAGGAAACGCAAGATCGCCGATATCGCCGAGTTCCACAACGCGATCGTGGACCATCTTTCGAAACTGCAGAGCAGCATGGTCGGCCCCACGGTTGCCGGCGACGAGACCGGCTCCACCGGCTCTGAGGAGGAGGTCGGCCCCTAGCAGTCCGTGGTAGAAGTGGAGATGGTCGCGCGATAGGGTCTTACGGTACGCGGCCGAAGGCCGTCTTCACTCCGGCAGCCGGCGACCCGGAGTCCAGGGCGCCCCGGCCTCCTCGAGGGCGGCCTCGATCCTGGGGAGGTCGTCCTCGAGCAGCTTCTTCAGCCGGGCTCCAACCTCGGCAAACTCGGCCATGGCCGTCTCGAGAAGCTCGCGCTGGGTGCCGGTCGGTCCGTAGCGTGAGTTGGCGACTCCGGAAGCGGCCAGATCGGCGCGGCCTCGAACCGAGAGCTTCGACGGCTCTCGATATCGGCTGCGCACCCGGTCGCCAAGGAGGCGCAGTCGCACGTCGGCCAGGCCGCGTTCGAAGGCCCGGATCTGTTGGAGAATCGTCAGCTCGGCGGCGGGTGTCTCAACCAGAGCTTTTTCCAGGTACTTGACCCTGCGCTCGGCTTTCTCGAGCTCTTCCGCGGCGCCGTCCACGCGACGATTCAGATCGCTGGCGTCACGGGCGAAGGCCAAACTCGCGGCCGGGTCCTGCCCGGGCAGGGATCGGTTCTCGAGCTCTTTGAGCTCGAAATCCCGGGGCTCCACCAAGCGCCGAAGCTCGGCGCCGCTCAGAAGTCCCAACTCGACCGAGTACCTGCCGGGAACCGCCAGAGGGCCCATGGGCGGACTCGCCCATGGCGCCAGTTCTCGCGGAGCTTCAATGTCGATCGGATCCACGGGTGGGTAGTGAAGATCCCAGGCTACTCGATGCAGGCCGGATTTGGCCGGGCCTGTCAGTCGCCGCACCACCGTCCCATGGCGATCCCGCACGGTCATGACGATTGCCGCATCGTGCTCGAGTCCCTCGGCACGGAGGACTTCCCAACCGGGGAAGGCAGCATCGCTCCCCTGCTCACGGAGCTCCTTCTCCTGCTCGGCGCGTAGTTCCTTCGCCGTTTTGACATCGTCTCGAAGGTAGTAGGTGAACACCGCTCCGTACGGGGGATTCTCCGCAAGGTAGTGGCCGGTGCCCTGGTAGGCGATACCGCGCGTAGCCATGGTGTTCGCCGGCACGTACCACCAGGTGTCTCTCACCGGAAACAGAATCGCTTCTTCT from bacterium encodes the following:
- a CDS encoding DUF1501 domain-containing protein, with amino-acid sequence MSEHKCKGCAEYRDLSRRQFVGLSAGLVAATVAPSWLPRVAYAQADDSARDVMVSIFLRGGVDSLSMCVPFTEPAYYDLRPTIAVAPPDSGSGVPALDLDGRFGFPPTMAALMDAFTDGELLVVHACGLPESNRSHFDAMHFMEVGDADPPPSVFTGWLGRHLAATAPTLRDGVLRAVGIGFGLQRTLVGAPKALPISDLADFGFEGSGATRRERKVVLEEIYKYATEPLKTSASDTFRTVDTLKKIGFTKYKPKGGARYPDSEFGYAMRSVAALIKGDVGVEAVALDLDGWDTHDFQGNLDGSMMYLLQDLADSLAAFYRDMKASNARNVVTVAMSEFGRNVFENGSQGTDHGHGGLMLAMGSSINGGQVLTNWPGLGANDLFEDQDLQITIDYRDILTEILTRRMGNSDFRKVFQDSGYTPKTHGAVV
- a CDS encoding VOC family protein — encoded protein: MKERKKPETLRLSSALPGLTVNDLEKSIAWYRDVMGFVVKEEFRQDGRVVGASVRAGAIDFMLGQDDFAKGRDRDKGVGFRMYCETRQNVDELAADIKARGGTLLSEPTDQPWGYRDFAIEDPDGYKISIAKQLEGG